Proteins encoded within one genomic window of Sphingomonas sp. KRR8:
- the narJ gene encoding nitrate reductase molybdenum cofactor assembly chaperone: MISFKALGALLDYPTEQMQAAADEIEQALIAEQALPAADLIDVGAFIERLRTTDIMDLQEYWVSLFDRSKRLALHLHEHSYGESRDRGQAMVDLALTYRMNGFELAASEMPDYLPLFCEFLSQVPEAAARRYLGEAVEIVEALRIRLEERESPYAALLGALVSLSTKAADTAEVDAILVGEPEDPKTLDELDAQWAEDPVTFGAGAAMNDCAYAGDLARKRAAEIGREAA, from the coding sequence ATGATCAGCTTCAAGGCATTGGGCGCACTGCTCGACTATCCGACCGAGCAGATGCAGGCGGCCGCGGATGAGATCGAGCAGGCGCTGATCGCGGAGCAAGCCTTGCCAGCCGCCGACCTCATCGATGTCGGCGCGTTCATCGAGAGGCTGCGGACCACCGACATCATGGACCTGCAGGAATATTGGGTGTCCCTTTTCGACCGTTCCAAGCGGCTCGCGCTTCACCTGCACGAGCATAGCTATGGCGAAAGCCGTGATCGCGGTCAGGCGATGGTCGACCTCGCGCTGACCTATCGAATGAACGGGTTCGAACTCGCAGCCTCCGAGATGCCGGATTATCTGCCGCTGTTCTGCGAATTCCTGAGCCAGGTGCCCGAGGCCGCCGCTCGCCGTTATCTCGGCGAAGCGGTGGAAATCGTCGAAGCGCTTCGCATCCGCCTCGAAGAGCGGGAATCCCCTTATGCCGCGCTGCTCGGCGCGCTGGTATCGCTGTCGACCAAGGCCGCGGACACGGCCGAGGTCGACGCCATCCTGGTCGGCGAGCCCGAGGACCCCAAGACCCTCGACGAGCTTGACGCCCAATGGGCGGAAGACCCGGTCACCTTCGGTGCGGGAGCGGCCATGAACGACTGCGCCTATGCCGGCGATCTGGCCCGCAAGCGTGCGGCCGAGATTGGAAGGGAAGCTGCGTGA
- the narH gene encoding nitrate reductase subunit beta, protein MKIRAQVAMVLNLDKCIGCHTCSVTCKNVWTSREGVEYAWFNNVETKPGIGFPKEWENQDKWNGGWKRKADGKIEPRIGSRFRVLANIFANPDLPEIDDYYEPFTFDYDHLQSAPEMKTFPTARPRSLITGERMEKIEWGPNWEEILGGEFDKRKKDKNFEDIEKDIYGQFEKTFMFYLPRLCEHCLNPTCVAACPSGSIYKREEDGIVLIDQDKCRGWRMCISGCPYKKIYYNWKSGKAEKCIFCYPRIEAGQPTVCSETCVGRIRYLGVILYDADRIEEMASTQDEQDLYEKQLELFLDPNDPAVIAQARKDGIQDNWIEAAKISPIYKMAIDWKIAFPLHPEYRTLPMVWYVPPLSPIQNAAERGHIGFDRQIPEIESLRVPVKYLANLLTAGKEAPVVSALKKMFAMRIFMRDREVEHRTNTDVLDQADLTEAQVLEMYRYLALADYEDRFVIPTAHREISEHAYEMKGGCGFSFGDGCGDSRTTLNLFGKPKKAGNGGLPNPRRAA, encoded by the coding sequence ATGAAGATTCGTGCCCAGGTCGCGATGGTCCTGAACCTCGACAAGTGCATCGGCTGCCACACGTGCTCTGTCACCTGCAAGAACGTCTGGACCAGCCGGGAAGGCGTCGAATACGCCTGGTTCAACAACGTCGAGACCAAGCCGGGCATCGGTTTTCCCAAGGAATGGGAGAACCAGGACAAGTGGAACGGCGGGTGGAAGCGCAAGGCCGACGGCAAGATCGAACCCCGCATCGGTTCGCGCTTCCGGGTGCTGGCGAACATCTTCGCCAACCCTGACCTGCCCGAGATCGACGATTATTACGAGCCCTTCACCTTCGACTACGACCACCTGCAGTCCGCGCCGGAGATGAAAACCTTCCCGACCGCGCGACCGCGCTCGCTGATCACCGGTGAGCGGATGGAGAAGATCGAATGGGGCCCAAACTGGGAGGAGATCCTGGGCGGCGAGTTCGACAAGCGGAAGAAGGACAAGAACTTCGAGGACATCGAAAAGGACATCTACGGCCAGTTCGAGAAGACCTTCATGTTCTACCTGCCGAGGCTGTGCGAGCACTGCCTCAACCCGACCTGCGTGGCGGCCTGCCCGTCCGGGTCGATCTACAAGCGGGAAGAGGACGGCATCGTCCTCATCGATCAGGACAAGTGCCGCGGCTGGCGGATGTGCATCTCTGGCTGCCCCTACAAGAAGATCTATTACAACTGGAAGTCGGGCAAGGCGGAGAAGTGCATCTTCTGTTACCCGCGGATCGAGGCCGGCCAGCCGACCGTCTGTTCGGAAACCTGCGTCGGCCGCATCCGCTACCTCGGTGTCATCCTCTACGATGCTGACCGCATCGAGGAGATGGCGTCCACACAGGATGAGCAGGATCTCTACGAGAAGCAGCTGGAGCTGTTCCTCGATCCAAACGATCCGGCCGTGATCGCTCAGGCCCGCAAGGATGGCATCCAGGACAACTGGATCGAGGCGGCGAAGATCAGCCCCATCTACAAGATGGCGATCGACTGGAAGATCGCCTTCCCGCTCCACCCGGAATATCGCACGCTGCCGATGGTCTGGTACGTGCCGCCGCTGTCGCCGATCCAGAATGCAGCGGAGCGCGGGCACATCGGCTTCGACCGCCAGATCCCGGAGATCGAAAGCCTGCGGGTGCCGGTGAAATATCTCGCCAACCTGCTGACGGCGGGCAAGGAAGCGCCGGTCGTTTCCGCGCTCAAGAAGATGTTCGCCATGCGCATCTTCATGCGCGACCGCGAGGTCGAGCATCGCACGAACACCGACGTACTGGACCAGGCGGACCTGACCGAGGCGCAGGTCCTCGAGATGTATCGCTATCTTGCGCTGGCCGACTACGAGGACCGGTTCGTCATCCCGACGGCGCATCGCGAAATCAGCGAACACGCCTACGAGATGAAGGGCGGCTGCGGCTTCAGCTTCGGCGACGGCTGCGGCGACAGCCGGACCACCCTCAATCTTTTCGGCAAGCCGAAGAAGGCCGGCAATGGTGGCCTGCCCAACCCGCGGAGGGCCGCATGA
- a CDS encoding molybdopterin molybdotransferase MoeA codes for MIGFDEAWALAASAGRLLGIERVPLRRAHGRVLAEAVIAQVQSPPADVSAMDGYAVRDGDLAALPATLPIAGESFAGRPFAGDLPPGSCLRIFTGAQVPAGADRVVVQETVERDDDRARFRSPLSTARHIRRAGSDFARGEQLLAPGMVLSARALVAAAGADLDRLAVARQPRILLLSTGDELVEPGTARNSKHAIPESVSFGVAALAEEWGGHCEGAIRLPDDLQVMEEAAPGALAQADLVVVTGGASVGEKDFAKTMFAASGLELIFSKVAIKPGKPVWLGRARGRLVLGLPGNPTSALVTARLFLAPLLCALTGRDPADALAWRGMALGHELEATGDRETFSRGFAKGDTVHLFGHQDSSAQHVLAKADLLVRRPPGRDPIASGSRVDVLDF; via the coding sequence ATGATCGGATTCGACGAGGCCTGGGCGCTGGCGGCCTCCGCTGGTCGGCTGCTGGGAATTGAGCGGGTTCCACTCCGGCGAGCGCACGGCCGCGTCTTGGCCGAGGCCGTGATTGCGCAAGTGCAGTCGCCGCCGGCGGACGTTTCGGCCATGGATGGCTATGCGGTGCGCGATGGCGACCTCGCCGCGCTCCCGGCCACACTACCGATCGCCGGAGAAAGCTTCGCCGGACGCCCGTTTGCGGGCGACCTTCCCCCGGGCAGCTGCTTACGCATCTTTACGGGAGCGCAGGTGCCTGCCGGGGCGGACCGGGTGGTCGTTCAAGAAACGGTGGAGCGGGACGACGACCGTGCCCGGTTTCGCAGCCCCTTATCCACGGCGCGCCACATCCGCCGCGCTGGCTCCGATTTCGCTAGAGGCGAACAATTGCTCGCGCCAGGCATGGTGCTGTCGGCGCGCGCGCTGGTGGCGGCCGCGGGCGCGGATCTGGACCGGCTGGCCGTCGCGCGGCAGCCGAGAATCCTCTTGCTCAGTACCGGTGACGAGCTGGTGGAGCCCGGAACCGCCCGCAACAGCAAGCATGCCATTCCCGAGAGCGTCAGTTTCGGGGTCGCGGCCCTGGCCGAGGAATGGGGCGGTCATTGCGAAGGCGCCATCCGCCTGCCGGACGACCTGCAGGTCATGGAAGAAGCCGCGCCAGGCGCACTGGCCCAAGCCGATCTGGTCGTGGTCACCGGTGGGGCTTCGGTTGGCGAGAAAGACTTCGCCAAGACGATGTTCGCCGCCTCGGGGCTGGAGCTCATCTTCTCGAAAGTGGCGATCAAGCCCGGCAAGCCGGTTTGGCTGGGCCGCGCGCGAGGCCGGCTGGTGCTCGGTCTGCCCGGCAATCCCACGTCCGCACTGGTGACGGCGCGGTTGTTCCTCGCCCCATTGCTGTGCGCTCTGACCGGACGCGACCCGGCGGACGCCCTCGCCTGGCGAGGGATGGCCTTGGGCCATGAGCTGGAGGCCACAGGCGATCGCGAGACCTTCTCACGCGGCTTCGCAAAAGGCGACACCGTGCACCTGTTCGGGCATCAGGACTCGAGCGCGCAGCACGTGTTGGCGAAGGCCGATCTCCTGGTCCGGCGCCCGCCCGGGCGCGATCCGATTGCGTCAGGCAGCCGGGTCGACGTTCTAGACTTCTGA
- a CDS encoding NTP transferase domain-containing protein, with translation MAPLIVVLAGGEGRRMGGEKPLRLLGGETLVDRALRRARHWSDEVRLALRTPEQVPNPGVPILLDDPDVWGPLAGLANALREARRTGRTHVLTLPCDVPFLPDDLLSRLQAAIGDEAVAMAESDGQLHPVCALWSVGVLDRLASYRAAGRRSLKGLAQDAGMVLVDWPEEAFVNVNTPADLAEAERRLRSEV, from the coding sequence ATGGCGCCGTTGATCGTAGTGCTGGCCGGCGGAGAGGGGCGCCGAATGGGCGGGGAGAAGCCGCTCCGCCTGCTTGGCGGCGAGACGCTGGTCGATCGTGCGCTGCGCCGGGCACGGCACTGGTCGGACGAGGTCCGGCTTGCCCTTCGCACGCCGGAGCAGGTGCCCAATCCGGGCGTACCGATCCTGCTCGACGACCCGGATGTTTGGGGTCCGTTGGCAGGCCTCGCCAACGCCCTTCGCGAAGCGCGCCGAACCGGTCGGACGCATGTCCTGACACTGCCCTGCGACGTCCCGTTCTTGCCTGACGACCTATTGTCCCGGCTCCAGGCCGCGATTGGCGACGAAGCGGTCGCGATGGCGGAGAGCGACGGGCAATTGCACCCGGTCTGCGCCTTGTGGTCGGTGGGCGTGCTCGACCGTTTAGCATCCTACCGCGCGGCGGGCCGTCGCTCGCTCAAGGGGCTGGCGCAGGACGCGGGCATGGTGCTCGTCGACTGGCCCGAGGAGGCCTTTGTCAACGTCAACACGCCGGCCGACCTGGCCGAGGCCGAGCGCCGGCTTCGATCAGAAGTCTAG
- a CDS encoding alginate export family protein encodes MPEFKSVMVAGFPLLMFATAATAAPAVQVKPIVDARLRYEDVDQGTLNADALTLRVRAGVEARAGIVSILAEGESTIAPIAKYNAFPFAIADEQRRPQYAGISDPRNLELNRLQLQLKKDANALTIGRQRINLDDQRWVGSVGWRQNEQTFDAVRGEAKLGPANVDVTYATKQRTIFGGDAGPRTAYDGHFLFAGAGGKVGPLQGKLFAYLIDYDEAFFFANSNQTYGGFLTTSVPLSHKVKLNLRASYARQSNYKSNPFRYAADYVAVEAGTTLAKFNLAAGYEKLGSDNGWAVQTPMATLHKFNGWADLFLTTPANGLQDAYVTVARKFDGVKALPGLTLAAAYHRFDSDQGRLRYGHEFDASLGFKLGKVGLLAKYANYDARDFGVDTRKVWLQAEWAF; translated from the coding sequence ATGCCAGAGTTCAAGAGCGTCATGGTCGCCGGGTTTCCATTGCTCATGTTCGCCACCGCAGCCACCGCGGCACCGGCGGTGCAGGTCAAACCGATCGTGGACGCCCGATTGCGCTACGAGGATGTCGATCAGGGAACGCTGAACGCTGATGCGCTCACTCTTCGCGTGCGGGCGGGTGTCGAGGCCAGGGCCGGGATCGTCAGCATTCTGGCCGAAGGCGAGAGCACAATTGCACCCATCGCCAAGTACAACGCCTTTCCATTCGCCATCGCCGACGAGCAGCGGCGCCCGCAATATGCCGGCATTTCGGATCCGAGGAACCTGGAGCTGAACCGGCTGCAACTGCAGCTTAAGAAAGACGCCAACGCGCTGACCATCGGACGGCAGCGGATCAACCTCGACGACCAGCGCTGGGTGGGTTCGGTCGGGTGGCGGCAGAATGAGCAGACCTTCGACGCGGTCCGAGGCGAGGCCAAGCTTGGGCCGGCCAACGTCGACGTTACCTATGCGACAAAGCAGCGGACGATCTTCGGAGGGGACGCGGGTCCACGAACGGCTTACGACGGTCACTTCCTCTTCGCTGGTGCTGGCGGCAAGGTCGGGCCCTTGCAGGGCAAGTTGTTTGCCTACCTGATCGATTACGACGAAGCCTTTTTCTTCGCCAACTCGAACCAGACCTATGGCGGTTTCCTGACGACCTCAGTGCCGCTGAGCCACAAGGTGAAGCTCAATCTGCGCGCCAGCTATGCGCGGCAATCGAACTACAAGTCGAACCCGTTCCGTTATGCCGCCGATTACGTCGCGGTGGAGGCAGGCACCACGCTGGCCAAGTTCAACCTCGCGGCGGGTTATGAGAAGCTGGGCAGCGACAATGGCTGGGCGGTTCAGACCCCGATGGCGACCCTGCACAAGTTCAATGGCTGGGCCGACCTGTTCTTGACCACGCCCGCCAACGGGCTGCAGGACGCCTACGTGACCGTCGCACGCAAGTTCGACGGGGTGAAGGCGCTTCCGGGGCTGACCCTCGCCGCCGCCTACCACCGCTTCGACAGCGACCAGGGCAGGCTACGCTACGGGCATGAGTTCGACGCCTCGCTGGGCTTCAAGCTGGGCAAGGTGGGCCTGCTGGCGAAATATGCCAATTACGACGCCCGCGACTTCGGCGTCGATACTCGCAAGGTCTGGCTTCAGGCGGAATGGGCCTTCTGA
- a CDS encoding nitrate reductase subunit alpha translates to MSHFLDRLTFLRKNVGTFSNNHGVVTNEDRSWEDGYRGRWSHDKIVRSTHGVNCTGSCSWKIYVKDGIVTWETQQTDYPRTRPGLPNHEPRGCARGASYSWYLYSANRVKHPMIRKRLLKMWRTVRGEQPDPVLAWKAIVEDPVKSAEYKKARGMGGFVRATWEEANEIIGAANVYTTKTYGPDRVAGFSPIPAMSMISYAAGARYLSLIGGTPLSFYDWYCDLPASSPQTWGEQTDVPESADWYNSTFLMLWGSNVPQTRTPDAHFYTEVRYKGAKSVVVCPDYSEASKFADLWMAPKQGTDSALAMAMGHVILKEFHVDRTAAYFDDYCRRYSDMPMLVRLVERGDGYVPERFVRASDFDGSLDETNNAEWKTVAIDEESGEIVSPLGSIGFRWGEKGKWNLESRDGKDGREVKLALGLKERADELAEVDFPYFGSGPQSPYFTSTTHGDVLRRKVPVKKLQLVEGETLVASVYDLLIAHYGVDRGFGGLAAKDFDDDTPYTPAWAEQITGVPRDQIIATARDFASNAEKTNGKSMIILGAGVNHWYHMDMIYRGIINMLVFCGCVGQSGGGWSHYVGQEKLRPQTGWAPLAFALDWHRPPRQMNATSYFYAHTDQWRYEKLATSEIASPTSDVDVSGTMIDFNVRAERMGWLPSAPQLETNPLEIGRNLKDEAAGTKVARQLKSGELKLSCENPDNPKNFPRNLFVWRSNLLGSSGKGHEYFLKHLLGTQHGVQGKDLGQEGAQLPTEVVFHKDAPEGKLDLLVTIDFRMSTTAVYADIVLPTATWYEKNDLNTSDMHPFIHPLSKAVDPAWGARSDWDIFKGIAKSFSEACEGHLGKETDVVLVPLQHDTPGELGQPLDVKDWKKGECDPLPGKTMPAVVTVERDYPATFKKFTSLGPLLGKLGNGGKGINWNTDHELDFLGRLNGTVSEEGVSKGMPRIDSDIDACEVVLSLAPETNGEVAVKAWEALSEFTGREHAHLARTREDEKIRYRDVQAQPRKIISSPTWSGIESESVSYNAGWTNVHELIPWRTLTGRQQLYQDHAWMRAFGEGFTTYKPPIDTKVIAPVLGKRGNGNSELVLNFITPHQKWGIHSTYSDNLLMLTLNRGGPVVWISEEDAKGAGIVDNDWMEAFNSNGALCARAVVSQRVPSGMCMMYHAQEKIVNVPGSEITGARGGIHNSVTRTITKPTHMIGGYAHQAYGFNYYGTVGANRDEFVVIRKMAKVDWMDEPASPSVAA, encoded by the coding sequence ATGAGCCATTTCCTGGACCGCCTGACCTTCCTCCGGAAGAACGTGGGGACCTTCTCCAACAACCACGGCGTGGTCACCAATGAGGATCGCAGCTGGGAGGACGGCTATCGCGGACGCTGGAGCCACGACAAGATCGTACGCTCAACGCATGGCGTGAATTGCACCGGCAGCTGTTCGTGGAAGATCTACGTCAAGGACGGGATCGTCACCTGGGAGACCCAGCAGACCGACTATCCGCGTACCCGCCCGGGCCTTCCCAACCACGAGCCGCGCGGCTGCGCCCGCGGGGCGAGCTACAGCTGGTACCTGTATAGCGCGAACCGGGTGAAGCACCCGATGATCCGCAAGCGGCTGCTGAAGATGTGGCGCACGGTTAGAGGCGAGCAGCCGGATCCGGTGCTCGCCTGGAAAGCCATCGTCGAGGACCCGGTCAAGTCCGCCGAGTACAAGAAGGCGCGTGGCATGGGCGGCTTCGTCCGCGCGACCTGGGAGGAAGCGAACGAGATCATCGGCGCCGCCAACGTCTACACCACCAAGACCTATGGCCCCGACCGGGTCGCCGGCTTCTCGCCGATCCCCGCCATGTCGATGATCAGCTATGCGGCGGGCGCCCGCTACCTGTCGCTGATCGGTGGTACCCCGCTGTCATTCTACGACTGGTATTGCGACCTTCCGGCGTCAAGCCCGCAGACCTGGGGCGAGCAGACGGACGTCCCCGAGAGCGCGGACTGGTACAATTCGACCTTCCTGATGCTGTGGGGTTCGAACGTGCCCCAGACCCGCACGCCCGACGCGCATTTCTACACGGAGGTCCGTTACAAGGGCGCGAAGTCGGTGGTCGTGTGCCCCGATTATTCAGAGGCATCCAAGTTCGCCGACCTGTGGATGGCGCCCAAGCAGGGCACCGACAGCGCCCTGGCGATGGCCATGGGCCACGTCATTCTCAAGGAATTCCACGTCGATCGGACGGCGGCCTACTTCGACGATTACTGCCGCCGTTACTCCGACATGCCGATGCTGGTCCGCCTGGTGGAGCGCGGCGACGGCTATGTGCCGGAACGCTTTGTCCGCGCGTCGGACTTCGACGGCTCCCTCGATGAGACCAACAACGCCGAGTGGAAGACCGTCGCGATCGACGAGGAGAGCGGCGAGATTGTTTCTCCGCTCGGCTCGATCGGCTTCCGCTGGGGTGAAAAGGGCAAATGGAACCTCGAAAGTCGCGACGGGAAGGATGGGCGTGAGGTCAAGCTCGCACTCGGCCTGAAGGAGCGGGCAGACGAGCTCGCGGAGGTCGATTTCCCTTACTTCGGGTCAGGCCCGCAGAGCCCTTATTTCACCTCCACCACGCACGGCGACGTGCTGCGCCGCAAGGTGCCGGTGAAGAAGCTTCAACTGGTCGAAGGCGAGACGCTGGTCGCGTCCGTCTACGACCTGCTGATCGCGCACTACGGCGTCGATCGGGGCTTCGGCGGCCTGGCGGCCAAGGACTTTGACGACGACACACCCTACACGCCGGCCTGGGCCGAGCAGATCACGGGCGTGCCGCGCGACCAGATCATCGCCACCGCCCGCGACTTCGCGTCCAACGCCGAGAAGACCAACGGCAAGTCGATGATCATCCTCGGGGCCGGTGTGAACCACTGGTACCACATGGACATGATCTACCGCGGGATCATCAACATGCTGGTGTTCTGCGGATGCGTCGGCCAGTCGGGCGGCGGCTGGTCGCATTATGTCGGGCAGGAGAAGCTTCGCCCCCAGACCGGCTGGGCGCCCCTCGCCTTCGCCCTCGACTGGCACCGCCCGCCGCGGCAGATGAACGCGACGAGCTATTTCTACGCGCACACCGACCAGTGGCGTTACGAGAAACTGGCAACGTCAGAGATCGCGTCGCCGACCAGCGATGTCGACGTGTCCGGCACGATGATCGACTTCAACGTCCGGGCCGAGCGGATGGGCTGGCTGCCCTCCGCGCCGCAGCTGGAAACGAACCCGCTGGAGATCGGCCGCAACCTCAAGGACGAGGCAGCCGGCACCAAGGTCGCCCGCCAGCTTAAGTCCGGCGAGCTCAAGCTGAGCTGCGAAAACCCGGACAATCCCAAGAACTTCCCACGCAACCTGTTCGTGTGGCGGTCGAACCTGCTCGGCTCGTCGGGCAAGGGGCATGAGTATTTCCTCAAGCACCTGCTCGGCACGCAGCATGGTGTGCAGGGCAAGGACCTGGGTCAGGAAGGCGCGCAACTGCCGACGGAGGTCGTGTTCCACAAGGACGCTCCCGAAGGAAAGCTGGACCTGCTGGTCACCATCGACTTCCGCATGTCGACCACCGCCGTCTACGCCGACATCGTCCTTCCGACCGCGACCTGGTACGAGAAGAACGACCTCAACACCTCGGACATGCACCCCTTCATCCACCCGCTGTCCAAGGCGGTGGACCCGGCCTGGGGCGCGCGCAGCGACTGGGACATCTTCAAGGGCATCGCGAAGAGCTTTTCCGAAGCGTGCGAAGGTCACTTGGGCAAGGAGACGGACGTGGTGCTCGTGCCGCTGCAGCACGACACGCCCGGTGAGCTGGGCCAGCCGCTCGACGTCAAGGACTGGAAGAAGGGCGAGTGCGATCCCCTGCCCGGCAAGACCATGCCGGCGGTGGTCACGGTGGAACGTGACTATCCGGCGACGTTCAAGAAGTTCACCTCCCTTGGACCGCTGCTCGGCAAGCTCGGCAACGGCGGCAAGGGCATCAACTGGAACACCGACCACGAGCTCGACTTCCTCGGGCGCCTGAACGGAACGGTTTCCGAAGAGGGCGTCTCCAAGGGGATGCCCCGGATCGACAGCGACATCGACGCTTGCGAAGTCGTGCTGAGCCTGGCGCCCGAGACCAACGGCGAAGTGGCGGTCAAGGCCTGGGAAGCCTTGTCGGAGTTCACCGGCCGGGAGCACGCCCACCTGGCGCGGACCCGTGAAGACGAGAAGATCCGCTACCGCGACGTGCAGGCCCAGCCGCGCAAGATCATCTCTTCGCCGACTTGGTCGGGCATCGAGAGCGAGAGCGTCAGCTACAACGCGGGCTGGACCAACGTGCACGAGCTGATCCCCTGGCGCACCCTGACAGGCCGGCAACAGCTCTATCAGGACCATGCCTGGATGCGGGCTTTCGGCGAGGGGTTCACCACCTACAAGCCGCCGATCGACACCAAGGTCATCGCCCCCGTGCTGGGCAAGAGGGGCAACGGCAATTCGGAGCTGGTGCTGAACTTTATTACCCCGCACCAGAAATGGGGCATCCACTCGACCTATTCCGACAATCTGCTGATGCTGACGCTCAACCGCGGCGGCCCGGTGGTGTGGATTTCGGAGGAGGATGCCAAGGGCGCCGGGATCGTCGACAACGACTGGATGGAGGCGTTCAACTCCAACGGCGCGCTATGTGCCCGGGCGGTGGTCAGCCAGCGCGTGCCCAGCGGCATGTGCATGATGTACCATGCGCAGGAAAAGATCGTGAACGTGCCCGGATCGGAGATCACCGGAGCGCGCGGCGGCATTCACAACTCGGTGACCCGCACGATCACCAAGCCGACGCACATGATCGGCGGCTACGCCCACCAGGCCTACGGCTTCAACTACTACGGTACTGTCGGTGCCAACCGCGACGAGTTCGTCGTGATCCGCAAGATGGCGAAGGTCGACTGGATGGACGAGCCCGCCTCGCCGTCGGTCGCTGCCTGA
- a CDS encoding peptidylprolyl isomerase has product MIRVNGVSIGDDTVAREIQHHPAPTKEEAEQSAATALVVRELLLQRAASLGLAGEEEEALLAGLIETEVRSPDPTNEEVERYYRRNGLRFTTPALYEAAHIFFPARKDDAPAREKARIKAEAVLAEVLANPSRFGDLARAHSSCSSKDSGGLLGQVSRGDTNPELEQALSTMEPGTIAPAPIASRHGLHILRLDRRAPGKTLPLEQVEAWVRAHLRKTSKRRAVAQYLQLLAGQARIEGIELAGADSPLVQ; this is encoded by the coding sequence GTGATCCGCGTCAACGGAGTTTCGATCGGCGACGATACCGTCGCTCGTGAAATCCAGCATCACCCCGCTCCTACCAAAGAGGAAGCGGAGCAGTCCGCCGCGACCGCCCTGGTCGTCCGTGAATTGCTCCTGCAGCGCGCAGCCAGCCTGGGGCTCGCCGGCGAGGAGGAAGAGGCCTTGCTCGCCGGACTCATCGAGACCGAGGTCCGCTCGCCCGATCCCACGAACGAGGAAGTGGAACGCTATTATCGGCGCAACGGACTGCGCTTCACCACGCCCGCCCTGTACGAGGCCGCGCACATCTTCTTCCCGGCGCGGAAGGACGATGCGCCGGCACGGGAGAAGGCGCGCATCAAGGCGGAAGCGGTGCTGGCCGAGGTGCTGGCCAATCCGTCCCGGTTCGGCGACCTGGCCCGGGCGCATTCGTCCTGCTCTTCGAAGGACAGTGGCGGGTTGCTTGGCCAGGTCAGCCGCGGCGACACCAACCCTGAGCTGGAACAGGCGCTGAGCACCATGGAGCCCGGCACGATCGCCCCTGCCCCTATCGCCAGCCGCCATGGGCTTCACATCCTTCGGCTCGACCGCCGGGCGCCCGGCAAGACCCTGCCGCTGGAGCAGGTCGAGGCCTGGGTTCGCGCTCACCTGCGCAAGACCTCCAAGCGTCGGGCGGTGGCGCAATATCTTCAGTTGCTTGCCGGGCAGGCACGGATCGAAGGCATCGAGCTTGCGGGCGCCGATAGCCCGCTGGTGCAATAG
- the narI gene encoding respiratory nitrate reductase subunit gamma — translation MGLYVHNALFGVYPYIALAVFLFGSLIRFDVDQYGWRSKSSQFLRRKQLVWGSILFHVGILGILGGHAVGLLTPVAVFDAMGVSHSFKQGLAIVAGGICGTAAMIGLLLLLHRRLTDPRIRKTSSFSDIAVLGLLFVQLSLGLLTIPLSLGHMDGHMMVQFMNYVQGIVTLRPDPALIAGVPVVFKLHMFIGFTLFLVFPFTRLVHVWSAPLSYAGRRYQVVRTKARQVVEQEDGDLPAYVPPQPRRHAPAPARRKAA, via the coding sequence ATGGGTCTTTATGTTCACAATGCGCTGTTCGGAGTCTACCCGTACATCGCGCTGGCGGTGTTCCTGTTCGGCAGCCTGATCCGCTTCGACGTCGACCAATATGGCTGGCGCTCCAAGTCGAGCCAGTTCCTCCGCCGCAAGCAGCTCGTATGGGGCTCGATCCTATTCCACGTCGGCATCCTGGGCATCCTCGGCGGCCATGCTGTCGGCCTGCTGACCCCAGTCGCCGTGTTCGACGCGATGGGCGTCAGCCACAGCTTCAAGCAGGGGCTGGCGATCGTCGCCGGCGGCATTTGCGGCACGGCCGCGATGATTGGCCTTCTGCTCCTGCTGCATCGCCGCTTGACCGACCCGCGCATCCGCAAGACCTCGAGCTTCAGCGATATCGCGGTGCTTGGCCTGTTGTTCGTGCAGCTGTCGCTTGGCCTGCTGACCATCCCGCTGAGCCTTGGCCACATGGATGGGCACATGATGGTGCAGTTCATGAACTACGTGCAGGGCATCGTGACGCTTCGGCCGGACCCGGCCCTGATTGCCGGCGTGCCGGTGGTGTTCAAGCTGCACATGTTCATCGGCTTTACCCTGTTCCTCGTCTTCCCCTTCACGCGCCTCGTGCACGTGTGGAGCGCCCCGCTGAGCTATGCAGGCCGCCGCTACCAGGTCGTGCGCACCAAGGCGCGGCAGGTAGTGGAGCAGGAGGATGGCGACCTGCCCGCCTATGTGCCCCCGCAACCCCGCCGCCATGCGCCCGCGCCTGCCCGGCGCAAGGCCGCCTGA